The Patescibacteria group bacterium genome window below encodes:
- a CDS encoding phosphomannomutase/phosphoglucomutase, producing MSINSSIFKAYDIRGVYPRDLNEETAYLVGRAMVVITGAKTIVVGHDARFSSDSLIQAVMKGVTEQGADAINIGLVTTPMLNFAVAEYKEHEAGIMVTASHNPKDYNGLKLCYENALPIGENTGMAELKKMVIEGKFPEAATRGKIAKKEILDAYVKKVLSLVDAEKIKPLKIVVDTANAVGVIPLPEIFKKIPCKIIPLYFELDGSFPNHEANPLKEETLVDLKKKVLEEGADMGVAIDGDADRIGFVDEKGETVRADLILALIARELLQKNPGELVLYDVRSSLVVREEVENTGGRAEMCRVGHALIKKQMWDNGAFFAGEFSSHFYYRDFYNVESGDLTMLKLLEIISQSGKSFSEIVAPLSRYYHSGEINFEVRDKTRKMKELEEKYGAAASEISHLDGVRLDFSDWWFNVRPSNTEPLLRLNLEAKTKELMEEKKKELTEIIGK from the coding sequence ATGTCCATAAATTCATCAATTTTTAAGGCTTACGATATCCGTGGAGTCTATCCACGGGATTTAAATGAAGAAACTGCTTATCTTGTGGGACGGGCGATGGTCGTAATTACCGGCGCTAAAACAATAGTAGTTGGTCATGATGCCCGTTTTTCGTCAGATTCTTTGATCCAAGCGGTTATGAAGGGCGTTACCGAACAAGGGGCAGATGCCATTAACATTGGCCTTGTTACGACGCCAATGCTGAATTTCGCCGTGGCTGAATATAAGGAACATGAAGCGGGGATTATGGTGACTGCTTCACATAATCCTAAAGATTATAATGGTTTAAAGTTGTGTTATGAGAATGCCCTGCCAATTGGCGAAAACACGGGCATGGCCGAGCTTAAAAAAATGGTGATAGAAGGAAAATTTCCCGAGGCCGCCACTCGCGGTAAAATAGCTAAAAAAGAAATTTTAGACGCTTATGTTAAAAAAGTTTTAAGTTTAGTTGATGCGGAAAAAATTAAACCTTTAAAAATTGTAGTTGATACCGCGAACGCCGTTGGTGTGATTCCATTGCCAGAAATTTTTAAAAAAATTCCGTGTAAAATAATTCCGTTATATTTTGAATTGGATGGAAGTTTTCCGAATCATGAAGCGAATCCGTTGAAAGAAGAAACTTTGGTTGATTTAAAAAAGAAAGTTTTGGAGGAGGGCGCGGACATGGGTGTGGCGATTGACGGTGACGCGGATCGAATTGGTTTTGTTGATGAAAAAGGAGAAACAGTTCGCGCCGATTTAATTCTGGCTTTAATTGCTCGGGAGTTGCTTCAAAAAAATCCAGGTGAATTGGTTCTTTATGATGTGCGTTCAAGCTTGGTGGTCCGCGAAGAAGTAGAGAATACGGGCGGTCGGGCGGAAATGTGCCGCGTTGGGCATGCTTTGATTAAAAAACAGATGTGGGATAATGGCGCGTTTTTTGCCGGAGAATTTTCTTCCCATTTTTATTATCGGGATTTTTATAATGTGGAATCTGGCGATTTGACAATGCTTAAATTATTGGAAATTATCAGCCAGTCTGGAAAAAGTTTTTCGGAAATTGTCGCGCCGCTTTCGCGATATTATCATTCTGGAGAAATAAATTTTGAAGTTAGAGATAAGACGAGAAAAATGAAAGAATTAGAAGAAAAATATGGTGCGGCAGCGAGCGAAATATCTCATCTCGATGGTGTTCGCCTTGATTTTTCCGATTGGTGGTTTAATGTTCGGCCGTCAAATACTGAGCCATTATTAAGATTGAATTTAGAAGCAAAAACAAAAGAATTAATGGAGGAAAAGAAAAAGGAATTAACGGAGATTATTGGCAAATAA
- a CDS encoding DNA-3-methyladenine glycosylase: MKKIKKDFYNRKTLKVAREILGKFLVIKIDNKIIAGKIVETEGYVGPSDLASHASRGKTARTAPMFGPPGHAYIYLVYGLNYCFNIVTEKENYPAAVLIRAIEPAEGIDLMKKNRKINTPTFNLTNGPGKLCQAFKIDKTLNALDLTKNILWIEDRGVKLKKSEIFSAKRIGVDYAGKYKNKPWRFYIKGNPFVSKI; the protein is encoded by the coding sequence ATGAAGAAAATTAAAAAAGATTTTTATAATAGAAAAACATTAAAAGTTGCCCGGGAAATCCTGGGTAAATTTTTAGTTATAAAAATTGACAATAAAATAATCGCCGGAAAAATTGTGGAAACCGAGGGCTATGTCGGACCGAGTGATTTAGCTTCACACGCCTCCCGAGGAAAAACAGCCCGCACCGCACCGATGTTTGGCCCTCCCGGCCATGCTTATATTTATTTGGTTTACGGATTAAATTATTGTTTTAACATCGTCACGGAAAAAGAAAATTACCCGGCCGCGGTTTTAATCCGCGCCATAGAGCCGGCAGAGGGTATTGATTTAATGAAAAAAAACCGCAAGATAAATACTCCTACTTTTAATTTAACTAACGGCCCGGGAAAACTTTGCCAGGCATTTAAAATTGATAAAACATTAAACGCGCTAGATCTTACCAAAAATATTTTATGGATTGAAGACCGCGGCGTAAAATTAAAAAAATCTGAAATTTTTTCTGCGAAAAGAATCGGCGTAGATTACGCCGGAAAATATAAAAATAAACCCTGGAGGTTTTATATCAAGGGCAACCCATTTGTCTCGAAAATATAA
- the radA gene encoding DNA repair protein RadA → MPIKSLIYECSKCGAQSTKWAGRCLECGAWGTLAEVMKSENQKTRESEKMPMGRVINFNEVTGKDFARIKTGINELDQVLGGGIVPGSLILLGGEPGIGKSTLVAQMAAVAKNGNTLYVSGEESAEQIKMRLDRLALKTSSLQFLGETNIDMICRTIEKLKPVMAIIDSIQTMATPDLPSEAGSVNQVRACTVKLLEVAKKNNIPIFIIGHVTKEGQVAGPKTLEHLVDTVLYLEGDRFHAYRLLRTVKNRFGGTDEVGIFEMQSGGLQEVKNPSAIFLEERDEEIAGSATTCVIEGSRPLLVEIQSLVSRTYFGYPQRRSGGFDLNRLQLLLAVLGKRAGINLGTHDVHLNVAGGYKIQEPACDLAVVLAVASAFKNKPLPREMLAFGEVGLGGEVRAAGQIEKRINEAEKMGFKEILAPNFKQPVKGQIKITKIKNIAEAIRYLHLEGKNTEEKNEEN, encoded by the coding sequence ATGCCCATAAAATCTCTAATTTACGAGTGTTCCAAATGCGGAGCTCAATCCACTAAGTGGGCTGGGCGGTGTTTGGAATGCGGTGCATGGGGAACCTTGGCGGAAGTAATGAAATCTGAAAACCAGAAAACACGAGAATCGGAAAAAATGCCAATGGGCAGAGTTATCAATTTTAATGAGGTTACGGGAAAAGATTTTGCGCGGATTAAAACCGGCATTAATGAACTGGATCAAGTTTTGGGCGGCGGGATTGTTCCTGGATCGCTCATACTTCTAGGCGGCGAACCGGGAATCGGAAAATCTACGCTTGTGGCGCAAATGGCTGCGGTCGCAAAAAATGGAAACACTCTTTATGTTTCCGGCGAAGAATCTGCCGAACAAATAAAAATGCGTCTGGACCGACTAGCGTTAAAAACTAGTTCACTCCAATTTTTGGGTGAAACAAATATTGATATGATTTGCCGAACTATAGAAAAATTAAAACCTGTCATGGCGATAATTGATTCAATCCAAACAATGGCCACTCCCGATCTTCCTTCCGAGGCTGGCAGTGTAAATCAAGTCCGCGCCTGCACCGTAAAACTTCTTGAAGTCGCCAAAAAAAATAATATTCCGATTTTCATAATTGGCCATGTTACGAAAGAAGGCCAAGTCGCCGGACCAAAAACTTTAGAACACTTGGTTGATACTGTCCTCTATCTTGAAGGCGATCGCTTTCATGCTTACAGGCTACTGCGCACCGTAAAAAATAGATTTGGCGGAACAGACGAAGTGGGAATTTTTGAAATGCAATCGGGCGGTCTCCAGGAAGTTAAAAATCCGTCGGCAATTTTTCTTGAAGAACGTGACGAGGAAATCGCCGGCTCGGCCACGACTTGCGTCATTGAAGGTTCGCGGCCATTGCTCGTTGAAATTCAATCGCTTGTTTCCCGCACGTATTTTGGATATCCGCAACGCCGTTCCGGCGGTTTTGATTTAAACCGGCTGCAGTTACTTCTCGCGGTTTTAGGAAAAAGAGCGGGAATAAATTTGGGGACGCACGACGTTCATTTAAATGTCGCTGGAGGCTACAAAATCCAGGAACCGGCCTGCGATTTAGCCGTCGTGCTCGCTGTGGCATCAGCTTTTAAAAACAAACCTCTTCCGCGCGAAATGCTCGCTTTTGGCGAAGTTGGTTTGGGAGGTGAAGTCCGCGCTGCCGGCCAAATTGAAAAAAGAATAAATGAGGCGGAAAAAATGGGATTTAAAGAAATTCTGGCGCCGAATTTTAAACAGCCGGTTAAAGGACAAATAAAAATTACAAAAATAAAAAATATCGCCGAAGCAATAAGATATCTTCATCTTGAAGGAAAAAACACTGAAGAAAAAAATGAAGAAAATTAA
- a CDS encoding pilin: MIKYRRKIFLLIFLIPFLFIFFYETTSAVEVPCEYIPRDSSGKIIYFEGTDANHQPWSREMEEAECLAKCSSESPTGLKFDCAGGWSGGLFEKPTGCDPARTTCGPVINPILTVNCKFTPRRPDGSTLDDAWERLTPSESECRSLCADSTVLCSVTCGTIMDTLCCDETKTTCEATAIAATTSSTTSPYQFDSITPSLEIPLPTLPSFSEFTDLTLQGEAPNRYLWIPWIGQYIAAIYKYAIGIVGVLAGIMIVVGGLLWLTAGGSAERVSTAKSFIESSLVGLVIALTSYMLLYVINPNLVGFESLKVKYVERIPTNEIVSNLLSTTETFTGDPESNRPAPQSFPDCPIDLSAPHVEGEGPNNPRAQEFKQKIMTVITGVTPREKVVQLAQAALKCGVTLGSCGKFSENINALAGISGRGSSLHEITGDQMKFLCKLNCGDRPGVSNICVSPREAPCLSEARSIPTAEKKKTVYDKLKNEISGSRGCATTWPDCWANDLEIGDSFVIFNANSDPPGNHTAIFLGWASEGKAYTINGAAGRVPWEHAWCIKSTCPNPYPLVRVYKAQ; this comes from the coding sequence ATGATAAAATACCGCCGCAAAATTTTCCTGCTTATTTTTTTAATTCCTTTTTTATTTATATTTTTTTATGAGACAACTTCAGCGGTAGAAGTCCCCTGCGAATACATCCCAAGGGACAGCAGCGGAAAAATCATTTACTTTGAGGGTACTGACGCCAACCACCAACCATGGAGTAGAGAAATGGAGGAAGCAGAATGTTTGGCAAAATGCAGTAGTGAGTCGCCTACCGGCTTAAAATTCGACTGCGCTGGAGGGTGGAGCGGCGGCTTATTCGAAAAACCAACTGGCTGTGATCCTGCTCGCACAACATGCGGCCCGGTTATTAATCCAATTCTAACAGTTAATTGCAAATTTACACCAAGAAGACCAGACGGCTCAACGCTTGATGACGCCTGGGAGAGACTAACTCCTTCAGAGAGTGAATGCCGAAGTCTTTGTGCTGATAGTACAGTGCTCTGCTCAGTCACTTGCGGCACAATTATGGACACTCTCTGCTGCGACGAAACAAAAACAACTTGTGAAGCGACAGCTATTGCAGCGACCACCTCTTCGACCACTTCCCCCTATCAATTTGACTCCATAACTCCAAGTCTAGAAATTCCCCTGCCCACCCTTCCGAGTTTTTCTGAATTCACAGATCTGACTCTTCAGGGAGAGGCACCAAACAGATATCTCTGGATTCCTTGGATTGGCCAATACATTGCTGCAATTTATAAATACGCGATTGGAATAGTAGGAGTTTTAGCTGGGATTATGATTGTAGTTGGAGGTCTTCTCTGGCTAACAGCCGGGGGGTCGGCTGAAAGAGTTTCCACGGCAAAAAGCTTTATTGAAAGTTCTTTGGTTGGCTTGGTTATTGCCCTGACTTCCTACATGTTGCTTTATGTCATAAACCCTAATTTGGTGGGGTTTGAGTCGTTGAAGGTAAAGTATGTTGAAAGAATCCCTACCAACGAAATTGTAAGTAACCTTTTAAGTACAACTGAGACTTTCACGGGAGATCCTGAGTCGAATAGACCTGCCCCGCAATCGTTTCCTGACTGCCCAATTGACCTTAGCGCCCCCCATGTCGAAGGCGAGGGACCGAATAATCCTCGCGCACAAGAATTTAAACAAAAAATAATGACTGTAATAACAGGGGTAACCCCAAGAGAGAAAGTTGTGCAACTTGCCCAAGCAGCTTTAAAATGCGGAGTAACACTCGGAAGCTGTGGAAAATTTAGTGAAAATATTAATGCTCTAGCCGGAATCTCCGGTAGAGGAAGTTCTCTTCATGAAATTACTGGAGATCAAATGAAATTCTTATGTAAACTAAATTGTGGGGATCGTCCTGGCGTAAGTAATATTTGTGTTTCCCCCAGAGAAGCTCCTTGTCTTTCCGAAGCTAGAAGCATTCCGACCGCAGAAAAGAAAAAAACCGTCTACGATAAATTAAAAAATGAAATCTCGGGAAGTAGGGGTTGCGCCACAACATGGCCGGACTGCTGGGCAAACGATTTAGAGATAGGCGATTCATTTGTGATTTTCAACGCTAATTCCGATCCGCCAGGCAATCATACAGCAATTTTCTTAGGGTGGGCTTCTGAGGGAAAGGCATACACGATTAATGGTGCCGCCGGAAGAGTTCCGTGGGAACATGCTTGGTGTATAAAAAGTACCTGTCCTAACCCATATCCTCTCGTAAGGGTTTATAAAGCTCAATAA
- a CDS encoding GDSL-type esterase/lipase family protein: MKKTKRQDFYRVLLIFFSFAFLFFSNPVSAKEVPCEYIPRDSSGKIIYFEGTDANHQPWSREMEEAECLAKCSSESPTGLKFDCAGGWSGGLFEKPTGCDPARTTCGPVINPILTVNCKFTPRRPDGSTLDDAWERLTPSESECRSLCADSTVLCSVTCGTIMDTLCCDETKTTCEATAIAATTSSTTSPYQFDSITPSLEIPLPTLPSFSEFTDLTLQGEAPNRYLWIPWIGQYIAAIYKYAIGIVGVLAGIMIVVGGLLWLTAGGSAERVSTAKSFIESSLVGLVIALTSYMLLYVINPNLVGFESLKVKYVERVTPEAGGGGMEARGEITSGGAGSAQAFRAISCDGLAESGEEFEAFFTSYYVPAPYGNPSGYTGIASNESTGAPLNDSMKDFFCAVAMECSCPNGEKDQSYKCYAKSGVFAKGGARNGWWPCKAFSRDTSYCGTSDTLPDGQLRHRPGETVAADCNCTSHRSGDCKIEITLRNGSKKILQITDTGSGIRGRRFDFFTTIGGEKLSGVFKVKFLPGCTPAGEYGVPRGSACTFAAPPPGPLGPQPASATSTTSEGKIAVIGDSITADGTQYQSYLRSNCVGKTMEIFAQVGQQTSWMLEQFRNNVKGKGFDGLIILGGVNDLSSGRTSSQIQTNLNAIYSEAKTDGIKVTAVTVLPWKDYSRWDTTKQTNTEALNRWILGSSADVKVNAYAEFGDSSDSAKLKSIYDPGDHLHPNAAGSRKLGEIIVNAGACR, from the coding sequence ATGAAAAAAACAAAACGCCAAGATTTTTATCGCGTTCTCCTGATATTTTTTTCTTTCGCGTTTTTATTTTTTTCTAATCCTGTTTCAGCAAAAGAAGTCCCCTGCGAATACATCCCAAGGGACAGCAGCGGAAAAATCATTTACTTTGAGGGTACTGACGCCAACCACCAACCATGGAGTAGAGAAATGGAGGAAGCAGAATGTTTGGCAAAATGCAGTAGTGAGTCGCCTACCGGCTTAAAATTCGACTGCGCTGGAGGGTGGAGCGGCGGCTTATTCGAAAAACCAACTGGCTGTGATCCTGCTCGCACAACATGCGGCCCGGTTATTAATCCAATTCTAACAGTTAATTGCAAATTTACACCAAGAAGACCAGACGGCTCAACGCTTGATGACGCCTGGGAGAGACTAACTCCTTCAGAGAGTGAATGCCGAAGTCTTTGTGCTGATAGTACAGTGCTCTGCTCAGTCACTTGCGGCACAATTATGGACACTCTCTGCTGCGACGAAACAAAAACAACTTGTGAAGCGACAGCTATTGCAGCGACCACCTCTTCGACCACTTCCCCCTATCAATTTGACTCCATAACTCCAAGTCTAGAAATTCCCCTGCCCACCCTTCCGAGTTTTTCTGAATTCACAGATCTGACTCTTCAGGGAGAGGCACCAAACAGATATCTCTGGATTCCTTGGATTGGCCAATACATTGCTGCAATTTATAAATACGCGATTGGAATAGTAGGAGTTTTAGCTGGGATTATGATTGTAGTTGGAGGTCTTCTCTGGCTAACAGCCGGGGGGTCGGCTGAAAGAGTTTCCACGGCAAAAAGCTTTATTGAAAGTTCTTTGGTTGGCTTGGTTATTGCCCTGACTTCCTACATGTTGCTTTATGTCATAAACCCTAATTTGGTGGGGTTTGAGTCGTTGAAGGTAAAGTATGTTGAAAGGGTAACGCCCGAAGCGGGCGGAGGAGGAATGGAAGCAAGGGGTGAAATCACCTCAGGTGGTGCGGGATCTGCCCAGGCCTTCAGAGCTATAAGCTGCGATGGACTCGCAGAAAGCGGCGAAGAATTTGAAGCTTTTTTCACTTCTTATTATGTTCCTGCTCCTTACGGTAATCCTTCTGGTTATACAGGCATCGCTTCAAATGAAAGTACAGGTGCCCCTTTAAACGACTCTATGAAAGATTTCTTCTGCGCCGTGGCAATGGAGTGTTCTTGCCCCAATGGTGAGAAAGATCAATCATATAAATGTTACGCAAAAAGTGGCGTATTCGCCAAAGGCGGCGCGAGAAACGGCTGGTGGCCATGCAAAGCTTTTTCTCGAGATACAAGCTATTGCGGAACAAGCGATACTCTGCCTGACGGACAGCTTCGCCACCGTCCGGGAGAAACTGTTGCTGCGGATTGCAACTGCACTTCCCATCGCTCTGGCGACTGCAAAATTGAAATAACTTTACGAAATGGCAGTAAAAAAATATTACAAATTACCGATACGGGATCAGGTATTAGAGGCAGGCGATTTGATTTTTTCACTACCATCGGTGGGGAAAAATTAAGTGGTGTTTTTAAAGTAAAATTTCTGCCCGGATGCACTCCAGCCGGAGAATATGGCGTCCCCCGTGGCAGTGCTTGCACTTTTGCGGCGCCTCCTCCCGGTCCGCTTGGCCCCCAACCAGCCAGTGCGACGAGCACGACTAGTGAAGGAAAAATTGCTGTTATTGGCGATTCAATAACAGCTGATGGCACTCAATATCAAAGTTACCTGCGATCCAACTGCGTAGGAAAAACCATGGAAATTTTCGCGCAAGTGGGTCAACAAACTTCTTGGATGCTCGAACAATTTAGAAACAATGTTAAAGGCAAAGGATTTGACGGATTAATTATCCTGGGCGGAGTTAATGATTTATCTAGCGGAAGAACTTCTTCTCAAATTCAAACTAATTTAAATGCTATTTATTCTGAAGCTAAAACAGACGGAATAAAAGTAACTGCTGTCACGGTCTTACCATGGAAAGACTATTCGAGATGGGATACCACCAAACAGACAAATACTGAAGCACTTAATCGCTGGATTCTCGGTTCGTCAGCTGACGTGAAGGTTAACGCCTATGCTGAATTCGGAGATTCAAGCGATTCGGCAAAACTAAAAAGTATTTATGATCCTGGAGATCATTTGCATCCTAACGCCGCTGGTTCAAGAAAATTGGGTGAAATCATTGTTAACGCAGGAGCCTGCAGGTGA
- the rseP gene encoding RIP metalloprotease RseP → MLITIIVFVLILGLLVFVHELGHFVAARKNGVKVEEFGFGFPPRIFGIKKGETIYSINWIPLGGFVKIKGEDGENKEDEDSFSHKKIWRRAVILSAGVLMNFVLAAVLLSIGFMIGLPQVINGENGYARIRDARVQVVQVLEETPAAEVGIFPGDTILEIDGQKVEDVESMQNYLAGKIDVPIKFVLERDSQKIDKEISPTFLIETGRGGIGVGLLKTGIVSYPWYLSLWKGAESAVLFTGEVAVAFYELIKNLIVTQKVSVDLSGPVGIAVLTGQVARMGIIYLLQFTALLSINLAVINFLPFPALDGGRLLFLLIEKIRRKPVSQKIENLVHNIGFGLLMLLVLLVTYRDVIKFSDKFVGLWDKIIN, encoded by the coding sequence ATGCTTATCACCATAATCGTTTTCGTTCTAATTCTCGGCCTTCTCGTATTCGTTCACGAACTCGGCCATTTTGTCGCCGCGAGAAAAAACGGCGTGAAAGTTGAAGAGTTTGGTTTTGGATTTCCACCGCGTATTTTTGGAATAAAAAAAGGAGAAACAATTTATTCCATAAACTGGATACCGCTTGGAGGTTTTGTAAAAATTAAAGGTGAAGATGGTGAAAATAAAGAAGACGAAGACAGTTTTTCCCATAAAAAAATTTGGCGGCGCGCGGTAATTTTAAGTGCCGGAGTTTTGATGAATTTTGTTTTAGCTGCGGTTCTTTTATCAATCGGTTTTATGATTGGTTTGCCGCAGGTTATTAATGGAGAAAATGGCTATGCCAGAATCCGCGACGCCAGAGTCCAGGTTGTTCAGGTTTTGGAAGAAACGCCGGCGGCGGAAGTGGGGATCTTCCCTGGAGACACAATTTTAGAAATAGATGGTCAGAAAGTGGAAGATGTAGAATCTATGCAAAATTATCTTGCCGGAAAAATTGATGTGCCAATAAAATTTGTGCTGGAAAGAGACAGCCAGAAAATTGATAAGGAAATTAGCCCAACATTTTTGATCGAAACTGGGCGCGGCGGCATTGGCGTGGGGCTCTTAAAAACTGGAATTGTTTCGTATCCTTGGTATTTGTCTTTATGGAAAGGAGCAGAAAGCGCGGTTTTATTTACCGGCGAAGTAGCTGTCGCTTTTTATGAATTAATTAAAAATTTAATTGTCACGCAAAAAGTTTCCGTTGATCTTTCCGGCCCGGTTGGCATTGCCGTTTTGACCGGACAAGTGGCAAGAATGGGAATAATTTATCTTCTGCAATTCACGGCATTGCTTTCCATAAATTTGGCAGTGATAAATTTTTTACCTTTCCCGGCGTTGGATGGCGGAAGATTACTTTTCCTTCTGATTGAAAAAATTCGCCGTAAACCGGTTAGTCAAAAAATTGAAAATTTGGTTCACAATATCGGATTTGGTCTTTTAATGCTTTTAGTTTTGCTCGTTACTTATCGCGACGTTATAAAATTTAGCGATAAATTTGTGGGATTGTGGGATAAAATTATAAATTAA
- a CDS encoding LemA family protein gives MAIYWVILGVLGLIVVWLIATYNGLITLRNRTDEAWSDIDVQLKRRYDLIPNLVETVKGYAGHEKEVFEKVTLARAAAINAEKSGNPAEIAKTENMLAGTLKTLFAVAENYPDLKASQNFLQLQDELSDTENKVQAARRFYNGNVRDFNIKLEKFPTNMIAGIFGFKSKQFFEIEEAAQREAVKVSF, from the coding sequence ATGGCTATTTACTGGGTAATCTTGGGTGTCCTGGGCCTAATCGTCGTTTGGCTCATCGCCACTTACAACGGACTAATTACTCTCCGAAACCGCACGGATGAAGCCTGGTCTGACATTGATGTCCAATTAAAACGCCGCTATGACTTGATTCCAAATCTTGTGGAAACAGTCAAGGGATATGCTGGACACGAAAAAGAAGTTTTTGAAAAAGTAACTTTGGCCCGCGCCGCGGCTATTAACGCGGAAAAAAGCGGAAACCCGGCCGAGATCGCGAAAACGGAAAATATGCTCGCCGGAACATTAAAAACACTTTTTGCCGTAGCGGAAAATTATCCCGATCTCAAAGCTTCGCAAAATTTCTTGCAACTGCAAGATGAGCTTTCCGATACGGAAAATAAAGTCCAGGCCGCTCGCCGCTTTTACAACGGCAATGTCCGCGACTTCAATATCAAACTAGAAAAATTCCCGACCAACATGATTGCCGGTATATTTGGTTTCAAATCAAAACAATTTTTTGAAATAGAAGAGGCGGCGCAAAGAGAAGCAGTAAAAGTCAGTTTCTAG
- a CDS encoding M48 family metallopeptidase: MYKQIVSNKRKSFLLIAFFVIFVVFLGWIFGQFTGDSYGVLILALIISLTMALISFYSGDKVALWTAGAKGPIQKIDNPYVYRLVENLCITAGLPTPKIYLIPDPAPNAFATGRDPKHASIALTTGLIERLENEELEGVIAHELSHIKNYDIRLMMIVIVLVGIVALLSNWLLRFRFLGGRRDDREGSGQIGVILLLAGIVLAILSPLISKLIQLAVSRKREFLADADGALLTRYPEGLARALEKISVYTEPMARANDATAHLYISNPFGGRKNKFFHKLFSTHPPAEERIKALRTMA, translated from the coding sequence ATGTACAAACAGATTGTTTCTAATAAGCGAAAATCATTTTTGTTAATCGCGTTTTTTGTTATTTTTGTCGTTTTTCTTGGTTGGATTTTCGGACAATTTACCGGCGACTCGTATGGAGTATTAATCTTAGCTTTAATAATTTCTCTTACGATGGCGCTCATAAGTTTTTATAGCGGCGATAAAGTCGCGCTCTGGACGGCCGGGGCGAAAGGCCCAATCCAGAAAATCGATAACCCTTACGTTTATCGATTAGTAGAAAATCTCTGCATAACCGCGGGCCTCCCGACGCCCAAAATTTATCTAATCCCCGATCCGGCGCCTAATGCATTTGCCACCGGCCGCGACCCGAAACACGCTTCCATCGCCCTAACTACCGGATTGATTGAACGGCTGGAAAATGAAGAGCTAGAGGGAGTTATTGCCCACGAACTTTCTCATATTAAAAATTATGATATCCGCCTGATGATGATTGTGATTGTTTTAGTTGGAATCGTGGCCCTTCTCTCCAACTGGCTACTGCGATTTCGTTTTTTGGGAGGAAGGCGCGATGATCGCGAAGGTAGCGGACAAATTGGCGTGATATTACTTTTAGCCGGCATTGTCCTCGCCATTCTTTCGCCACTCATCTCTAAATTAATTCAGCTTGCAGTTTCAAGAAAACGGGAATTTTTGGCCGATGCCGATGGTGCTCTTTTAACGCGTTACCCCGAAGGGCTTGCCAGAGCTTTAGAAAAAATTTCCGTGTATACCGAGCCAATGGCAAGAGCCAACGACGCCACAGCCCACCTCTATATTTCAAATCCTTTTGGGGGGAGAAAAAATAAATTTTTTCATAAATTATTTTCTACTCATCCTCCGGCTGAAGAAAGGATCAAGGCACTACGCACGATGGCGTAA
- the murI gene encoding glutamate racemase produces the protein MIGIFDSGVGGLTVVREIFKELPDYKIIYFGDTARTPYGTKSKETIIKYAREDAKFLLDHGAKIIVIACNTASAFAAEILRKELNVPVFEVIMPAVRAAISATRGKAGVIGTRATISSGVYEAMIKKENINIQVESQACPLLVPLVEEAWLNQPETKKIVRKYLQPLKNKQIDTLILGCTHYPVLKNIIKTRIGRKVKLVDSAEEVVHELKKFLIKNDSVEKSLGKDGDHKFFVSDLTAQVPRIAEKLLGKVVKFERAEVG, from the coding sequence ATGATTGGCATTTTTGATTCAGGGGTTGGCGGGTTGACAGTCGTTCGGGAAATTTTTAAAGAATTACCAGATTACAAAATTATTTATTTCGGTGATACCGCGCGAACGCCGTATGGTACGAAAAGCAAAGAGACAATTATAAAATACGCGCGCGAAGACGCAAAATTTTTGTTGGATCATGGTGCGAAGATAATTGTTATCGCCTGCAATACCGCTTCAGCTTTCGCCGCGGAAATTTTAAGAAAAGAATTAAATGTTCCGGTTTTTGAAGTGATTATGCCGGCGGTTCGGGCGGCAATTTCTGCTACGCGCGGGAAAGCCGGAGTTATTGGTACGCGAGCCACAATTTCAAGCGGCGTTTATGAGGCAATGATAAAAAAAGAAAATATAAATATTCAAGTAGAAAGTCAGGCTTGTCCGTTGCTCGTGCCATTGGTTGAGGAAGCTTGGCTTAATCAGCCGGAAACAAAAAAAATTGTTAGAAAATATCTTCAGCCTCTCAAGAACAAACAAATTGATACTTTGATTTTAGGTTGCACTCATTATCCAGTTTTGAAAAATATTATTAAAACGAGAATTGGCCGAAAAGTTAAGTTAGTTGATTCCGCCGAGGAAGTTGTCCACGAACTGAAAAAATTTTTGATCAAAAATGATAGTGTGGAAAAGAGTTTAGGAAAAGATGGGGATCATAAATTTTTTGTTTCTGATCTTACGGCACAGGTGCCGCGGATTGCGGAAAAGTTACTCGGGAAAGTGGTGAAGTTTGAGAGGGCGGAAGTGGGATAA